Genomic window (Candidatus Saccharibacteria bacterium oral taxon 488):
GACAACCGATTGACTCACGCTGAATAATTGAGGCCAGCGTCAGCCCCTGATACAGCGACAGCCCTCGAGCTGCAAATTTCTTTTCGAGATTATTCTCAGCCACCACCCGGTCTAGCTCGCTGATGGCCCGCTGCAAGGCTTGCTGGGCGGTCGCGTCTGACGGCAAAAAATACGTATCACCATAGATATACCCCTCGAGATCGGCGGTCGCTGGCTTACTTTTTAGTACCGTACCGGTATAGGTAGCAGCAAAGGCGGCCGTGATCTGCTCATCATTGTAGCCAGCCCGCTTGAGAGCGCTGGCAACATCGGTCTTTTGGGCGGCAGGCGTCGAGGTCTTATCGCGCAGTGTTGCCCCTGGATAAAATAGTACCGAACGCCGATCCGGTTTGCCACCGAGTAAATGCTTAAGCACCGCCGCCACATCTTGATCTTGTGTAAAGCTGTACACGCCCTTATTGAAGGTGCCGGTAACGTTATTTAACTTGAGGTAAATCGTCATGGCAAAGGCACTACGAATAATTTTTTTATCTTCAAGTTTCTTGGCGATAACCTGTGCCGTGTCGCCACTAGCGATCTCGACACTGATTTTTTGCCGCGCCCCGGCGTTGACCGGACGAAGCATTTGTTTGTACCAAATGACGCTGCCAAGCAGCACCACGCCCGCCACCGCGACAACTGCTGATACAATAATGAGCCACAACCGCCGTTTTTTAATCTTCAATTTCTTCATCCGTGCACCTCCAAATAATCTTGCAAAATAATACTCGCCGCCTCAGCGTCAATGTCACCCTTATCTTTGATCTTGCCAGCTAGGCGCTGTTCGGCCTGAACGCTGGTTAGCGACTCATCCTGATAAGCGATCTCGGCATCAATGTCCAGCTGACCCAGCCGCCTGACAAAATCGACCACGAACTCTGTTTGTTGTGTTGGCTCGCCGGACTGATTGCGTGGATAGCCGACCACCACCAGCGAGATATCGTGCCGCAGCATAATCTCTGCCAGCTCCTCCATGACCCGCTCGTCATTAGCCACCCAGCCAAACGGTACCGCGATCCGCACCTGTGAATCGGCCATAGCTAGACCGATCCGTTTCTCGCCCACATCTAGCGCTAGAAAGTTTTTAGCTTTCATTGAGCTTGAATTCGATGCTTATTCGTTTGGTATCATTTGGTACGGTGCGCACCCAGAACGGAGAGAATTTCACATCAACATTTTCGATACCCTTGATGGCTTCGAGCGCTGACTGGATGTCGCCATAACTTTTACCGCGCGACTGCTCCTTGACCTTTTCCTCATCAATGGTTGGGCCGACGACGGCATTGGCAGTGATGTGAGCAATGAAGTTGCTGCCCCGGCCACTGAACTGCGCAAACTGCGCGCTATCAACACCATCTTTATAGATCTTTTGTGACTGCTTGCCCTCTAGTTCCTTGTTGGCGGTCGCCTTGAGGTAGGTGCTTAACTCTGATTTTTCGACACCAACCATCGAGGCGGTCACCACTGTTTTAAGCGTCACTGCACCAGTCGCTTCACTATCAACGGCAACACTTGGAGTTGGCGCACTACGCTGTTCTTGGTAGCTTTCTTTGATAGTAACTGTTG
Coding sequences:
- the mltG gene encoding endolytic transglycosylase MltG encodes the protein MKKLKIKKRRLWLIIVSAVVAVAGVVLLGSVIWYKQMLRPVNAGARQKISVEIASGDTAQVIAKKLEDKKIIRSAFAMTIYLKLNNVTGTFNKGVYSFTQDQDVAAVLKHLLGGKPDRRSVLFYPGATLRDKTSTPAAQKTDVASALKRAGYNDEQITAAFAATYTGTVLKSKPATADLEGYIYGDTYFLPSDATAQQALQRAISELDRVVAENNLEKKFAARGLSLYQGLTLASIIQRESIGCPGKTTCEDMRRIASVFYNRLKKDMPLGSDVTYHYAADKAGVARSHTLNSPYNTRIHKGLPPGPIASPGLAALNAVADPAQEDYLYFLSGDDNVTYFAKTEAEHKANITAHCAKKCQLP
- the ruvX gene encoding Holliday junction resolvase RuvX, with protein sequence MKAKNFLALDVGEKRIGLAMADSQVRIAVPFGWVANDERVMEELAEIMLRHDISLVVVGYPRNQSGEPTQQTEFVVDFVRRLGQLDIDAEIAYQDESLTSVQAEQRLAGKIKDKGDIDAEAASIILQDYLEVHG